A window of Juglans regia cultivar Chandler chromosome 7, Walnut 2.0, whole genome shotgun sequence contains these coding sequences:
- the LOC108989260 gene encoding O-acyltransferase WSD1-like, whose product MESGEGLRSRPQALKSIRTKTADKGRLEDAKDNSELVEEEPLSPSARLFHEPNFNVYIIAIMGCKTKIHEDVVRANLNHTLLKHPRFSSLQVEDDKGDMKWVRTKVDLDKHIRVPDLNPDMESGDQFVEDYVYNLSKTAIDRSQQPLWDLHLLNVKTSDAEAVGIFRIHHSLGDGTSLISLLLACTRKITDPAALPTVPVKKKKEKSSNPLWLSRCFIWLWWIFRLFWHTVVDVFMFIATAMFLKDTETPLKGPPGVEFTPRRIVHRTVSLDDIKLVKNAMDMTVNDVALGITQAGLSRYLNRKYGNNLPKNIRLRSTLLINIRTSAGIQAFADMMENDTKAKWGNWIGYILLPFSIALRDDDPLDYVRQAKATVDRKKHSFEALYTFSISEFILKTLGIKRASALSHRIITHTTMCFSNLVGPLEEIGYYGHPMAYLAPSCYGQPHALMINFQSYINKMTIVLSVDEGTIPHPRELCDDIVHSLELIKNAVIAKGLVKESHNTNGTCSENSNSIIT is encoded by the exons ATGGAGTCTGGAGAGGGTCTTAGGTCTAGACCTCAAGCTCTAAAATCTATCAGAACAAAGACAGCAGACAAAGGAAGATTAGAAGATGCAAAAGACAACAGTGAGTTGGTCGAAGAAGAGCCATTGAGCCCATCGGCTAGGTTGTTCCATGAACCAAACTTCAATGTCTACATCATAGCCATCATGGGTTGCAAAACCAAAATTCACGAGGATGTCGTTAGAGCCAACTTGAACCACACTTTGCTTAAGCACCCTCGCTTCTCTAGTTTGCAG GTTGAGGATGATAAAGGAGATATGAAATGGGTTCGAACAAAAGTGGATTTAGACAAACACATAAGAGTCCCAGACCTAAATCCCGACATGGAATCAGGTGACCAGTTTGTGGAAGACTATGTCTATAACCTCAGCAAAACAGCCATAGACAGGTCCCAGCAGCCTCTCTGGGACCTCCATCTTCTCAACGTTAAAACCTCAGATGCAGAGGCTGTTGGCATATTCAGGATCCACCACTCTCTTGGCGATGGAACTTCCTTGATATCTCTTTTACTGGCATGCACACGCAAAATCACCGATCCTGCAGCTTTGCCGACGGTTccagtgaagaagaagaaggaaaaaagcaGTAACCCTTTGTGGCTTTCTCGGTGCTTCATTTGGCTGTGGTGGATTTTCCGCCTCTTTTGGCACACTGTCGTCGACGTGTTCATGTTCATAGCAACAGCTATGTTCCTGAAGGATACAGAGACGCCTCTCAAGGGCCCGCCTGGCGTCGAGTTCACCCCTCGGAGAATCGTTCACCGGACGGTCAGTTTGGATGATATCAAGTTAGTGAAGAACGCCATGGACATG ACAGTCAATGATGTAGCTCTGGGAATCACTCAGGCTGGTCTATCCCGCTATCTCAACAGGAAATATG GTAATaatcttcccaaaaacattcgCCTTAGATCGACCCTTCTCATAAACATAAGAACATCAGCAGGGATTCAg GCTTTTGCTGATATGATGGAAAATGACACAAAGGCAAAGTGGGGAAACTGGATTGGTTATATCCTCCTTCCCTTCTCCATTGCATTACGGGACGACGACCCCTTAGACTATGTTCGTCAAGCAAAGGCCACCGTTGATCGAAAGAAGCACTCCTTTGAAGCTTTATACACTTTTTCCATTTCCGAGTTCATTCTCAAAACTCTTGGCATTAAG CGGGCGAGTGCTCTATCTCACAGAATCATCACTCACACGACAATGTGCTTCTCCAATCTAGTTGGACCCCTGGAAGAAATTGGCTATTATGGTCATCCCATGGCTTATCTAGCTCCAAGTTGTTATGGTCAACCACAT GCATTAATGATTAACTTCCAAAGTTACATAAACAAGATGACCATTGTTCTGTCAGTTGATGAAGGCACAATTCCTCATCCCCGAGAGCTATGTGACGATATTGTCCATTCTCTTGAGCTCATCAAGAATGCCGTCATAGCGAAAGGGCTCGTCAAGGAATCTCATAACACAAATGGGACCTGTTCTGAGAATTCCAACTCAATAATTACTTGA